From the Zonotrichia albicollis isolate bZonAlb1 chromosome Z, bZonAlb1.hap1, whole genome shotgun sequence genome, one window contains:
- the LOC102074611 gene encoding C-C motif chemokine 19, translating to MQQLHLLCFSLLLLGHVLDVHGGNNVLDCCLRTSEAPIPRRIVRDYWLQLVQDGCDIPAAVFITTKGKRLCAPLHSPWVIRLQERLDASSAKRGKPQGK from the exons ATGCAGCAGCTGCATCTTCTCTGCTTCAGTCTCCTGTTGCTAGGACATGTCCTGGATG TGCACGGCGGCAACAACGTCCTGGACTGCTGCCTGCGTACGAGCGAGGCGCCCATCCCACGGCGGATCGTCAGGGATTACTGGCTCCAGCTGGTGCAGGACGGCTGCgacatccctgctgctgt ATTCATCACCACAAAGGGCAAGCGGCTCTGTGCACCCCTCCATTCCCCATGGGTGATTCGTCTCCAGGAGAGGTTGGATGCCAGCTCTGCCAAGAGG